The following are encoded together in the Magnetococcales bacterium genome:
- the mshL gene encoding pilus (MSHA type) biogenesis protein MshL: protein MNKLQVVCGVFACSVLLFGCQNMPKPEDSQGVASPLQKSNQEMAERDQGLRRGEAELFQDLRHLYSGAPNRDVHGTLLRESEALTSRQQELHRDLAKKVSSPPELQPVLPEYNPLDDIVVSLEMDKEDVRHIFQALAKMTNMNLLINPEILKDPPYVSVSFRNVEASTVFREVLDLADLYGRIDDNVLRVDPHQEATYNVDFLETDTTSTFSAGGDVMGESGGGDAKSKGITGSYSVTGKSGDTNPYSQLDGILKSAIGEGGTYNLNRMSGLLHVKARPSAVRRTAKLLEEFKEIVGRQILIEARIMEVRLNDQHQTGVDWLALRNGILINRGIGQTLTPPLLSNPQVSFSSLPNLVTSTSAAVAGASGMALTIGRNVGKTSLLAALNMLKQYGDVHTVSNPSIRARHGQPAMISVGQSQAFVKQTKTTTNQLNGANTSTVDVTVDNVFQGLVIGIVPFINSQGKITLSIHPVKSDVDLSNSPAMGDTVITLPKVDLKEMSTSLQLDNDDTVILGGLINKTRSSVRTGVPVISEIPLLGRLFTSNSDSDVVSELVIMLRVNVL, encoded by the coding sequence ATGAATAAATTGCAGGTCGTCTGTGGCGTGTTTGCTTGCTCCGTGCTTCTTTTTGGGTGTCAAAACATGCCCAAGCCGGAGGATAGCCAAGGTGTTGCGTCTCCTTTGCAGAAGAGCAACCAGGAGATGGCGGAGAGGGACCAGGGACTTCGCAGAGGTGAGGCGGAGCTTTTCCAGGATTTGCGGCACTTGTACTCCGGTGCCCCCAACCGGGATGTGCATGGCACCCTGTTGAGGGAGTCGGAGGCGTTGACCAGTCGGCAGCAGGAGCTGCATCGTGATTTGGCCAAGAAGGTCTCTTCGCCGCCCGAGCTTCAGCCTGTGTTGCCTGAGTACAACCCCCTCGACGACATCGTGGTTTCCCTGGAGATGGACAAAGAGGATGTCCGTCACATCTTCCAGGCTCTGGCCAAGATGACCAATATGAACCTGTTGATCAATCCGGAGATCCTCAAGGATCCGCCCTATGTGAGTGTGAGCTTCCGCAATGTGGAGGCCTCCACGGTTTTCAGGGAGGTTTTGGATCTGGCGGATCTTTATGGCAGGATCGATGACAATGTCCTGCGGGTGGATCCCCATCAAGAGGCGACCTACAACGTTGATTTCCTTGAGACCGACACCACGTCGACCTTTTCGGCGGGTGGTGATGTCATGGGCGAGTCTGGCGGTGGGGATGCCAAATCCAAGGGGATCACCGGAAGCTACTCCGTGACCGGCAAATCCGGGGATACCAATCCCTATTCGCAGTTGGATGGCATTTTAAAATCGGCCATTGGCGAGGGTGGCACCTACAATCTGAATCGGATGTCCGGCCTTCTTCACGTCAAGGCTCGACCGTCGGCTGTGCGGCGAACCGCCAAATTGCTGGAGGAGTTCAAGGAGATTGTTGGCCGACAGATTTTAATCGAGGCCCGCATCATGGAGGTGCGCCTGAACGACCAACACCAGACAGGCGTGGATTGGCTCGCTTTGCGCAATGGCATTCTCATCAACCGGGGTATTGGTCAGACCCTGACCCCTCCCCTCCTCTCCAATCCTCAGGTTTCGTTCTCATCCCTTCCCAATTTGGTGACCAGCACCTCCGCTGCGGTGGCCGGGGCGTCGGGCATGGCTCTGACCATTGGCAGGAATGTGGGTAAGACTTCTCTGTTGGCTGCCCTCAACATGCTGAAACAGTACGGTGATGTGCATACTGTTTCCAATCCGTCCATTCGGGCGCGGCATGGCCAGCCTGCCATGATCAGCGTGGGTCAGTCCCAGGCGTTCGTGAAACAAACCAAAACGACCACCAACCAACTGAATGGCGCAAACACATCTACCGTCGACGTCACTGTGGACAATGTTTTTCAGGGGTTGGTCATCGGTATCGTTCCTTTCATCAATTCCCAAGGGAAGATCACCCTCTCCATTCACCCGGTCAAAAGTGACGTGGATTTGAGCAATTCGCCTGCCATGGGTGATACGGTGATCACCCTGCCGAAGGTGGACCTGAAGGAGATGAGCACTTCGTTACAGCTCGACAATGATGACACGGTGATCCTGGGCGGGTTGATCAACAAGACACGCTCCTCGGTGCGGACGGGTGTGCCGGTGATTTCCGAGATTCCTTTGCTGGGGAGATTGTTTACTTCCAACAGCGACAGCGATGTCGTGAGTGAGTTGGTCATCATGCTGCGAGTGAATGTCCTATGA